The Octopus sinensis linkage group LG19, ASM634580v1, whole genome shotgun sequence genome contains a region encoding:
- the LOC115222213 gene encoding uncharacterized protein LOC115222213 yields MYPWRLSQRLQLYVKHLFIDCSLKEVLKKVFPFISAIIFMALLPFIQIGIYHKIFWVPNKIPVDRSTCTCSCFDTIFRGSYEGQKNIRYKHIYFNSTQETYAVWIITLFFVLITYESIKYIYNTLFPQLHVRLEMLFLFAINIYPHYYSWWCLFSYINEGFYLYFSHHTFFIITELIVSAFVLNMCDSRNPVTFKKIFFILCICSTHILVNGADQFVIQVIFKQGKAFQNLRNVGLMIPDLAHLFMCCHKLIQLKRSNVSPASVFSYKEGVGLAFLFIFVGTLFGNWI; encoded by the exons ATGTATCCCTGGCGTTTAAGCCAGCGACTCCAGCTTTATGTGAAACATCTCTTCATAGATTGTTCCCTGAAAGAAGTCCTAAAGAAAGTTTTTCCTTTTATAAGTGCTATAATATTTATGGCACTGTTACCTTTCATACAAATCG GTATTTACCACAAAATATTCTGGGTACCAAACAAAATTCCTGTCGATCGTTCTACCTGCACTTGTTCCTGTTTTGACACTATTTTCCGTG GGAGCTACGAAGGCCAAAAGAATATCAGATACAAGCACATCTACTTCAATTCCACACAAGAGACTTATGCAGTTTGGATTATTACCTTATTCTTTGTGTTAATAACATATGAAAGTATAAAATACATCTACAACACATTATTTCCTCAACTGCATGTCCGCCTGGAGATGCTCTTTCTGTTTGCCATAAACATCTACCCTCATTATTATTCCTGGTGGTGTTTATTCAGCTACATCAACGAGGGATTCTACCTATACTTCAGCCACCATACCTTCTTCATAATCACGGAACTAATTGTTTCTGCTTTCGTTCTGAATATGTGTGATTCTCGCAACCCGGTCACCTTCAAGAAGATATTCTTTATCCTCTGCATTTGCTCAACACATATTTTGGTGAATGGCGCTGACCAGTTTGTTATTCAAGTCATTTTTAAACAAGGAAAAGCATTCCAAAACCTACGAAACGTTGGCTTGATGATTCCTGATTTAGCTCACCTTTTCATGTGCTGCCACAAACTCATACAATTAAAGCGTTCCAATGTATCGCCAGCATCAGTGTTCAGTTATAAAGAAGGTGTAGGGttagcatttttatttatttttgttgggaCACTCTTTGGAAATTGGATCTGA
- the LOC115222212 gene encoding uncharacterized protein LOC115222212 isoform X1, translated as MWFSSLCKYLYEKMYSQSHHKTSSLNNRFQDYVERRLTEVHYQGCPSFGGVKKKALPFIFAVLFIILIPFLHIAVFYKLIWVPDKAPVDRSGCTCSCFDTVFRGAYENQGIVLYKHIYFNATSQTFGVWIFTVFFVAITYESLKYIYNLLFPRLHVRWVMFGLFAINIYPHYYSWWSIFNYFNEDFYPYFYHHIYFMVTEMVVTALVLNMCDSRNSVTFKKIFFILCISTIHILLSGMDQFITHVIYAHGRTFQNVRNVALMVPDLAHFLVSCWKLVELYRSNDLPVSEYGYKEGIGLAFVFISVGTVFGKFL; from the exons ATGTGGTTTAGTAGTCTGTGT aagTACCTTTACGAGAAGATGTATTCCCAGTCACATCACAAGACCTCTTCCTTGAACAACCGATTCCAAGACTATGTGGAACGGCGCCTTACAGAGGTTCATTACCAGGGTTGTCCTTCTTTTGGTGGAGTAAAAAAGAAAGCTCTTCCTTTCATATTTGCAGTATTATTTATAATTCTGATCCCTTTTCTACATATTG CTGTCTTCTACAAATTAATCTGGGTACCAGATAAAGCCCCTGTTGATCGTTCCGGCTGCACTTGTTCCTGTTTTGACACCGTCTTCCGTG gTGCCTACGAAAACCAAGGAATCGTTTTGTACAAACACATCTACTTCAACGCAACCTCACAGACCTTCGGAGTTTGGATTTTCACCGTATTCTTTGTAGCAATAACATACGAAAGTCTAAAGTACATCTACAACTTATTATTTCCTCGACTGCATGTCCGCTGGGTGATGTTCGGTCTGTTTGCCATAAACATCTACCCTCATTATTATTCCTGGTGGTCCATATTCAACTACTTCAACGAAGATTTTTATCCATACTTCTACCACCACATCTACTTCATGGTCACCGAAATGGTTGTTACTGCTTTAGTCCTAAACATGTGTGACTCTCGCAATTCCGTCACCTTCAAGAAGATATTTTTCATCTTGTGCATTAGCACAATACACATCTTGCTCAGCGGAATGGACCAATTCATTACACACGTAATCTACGCGCATGGACGAACATTCCAAAACGTACGAAATGTTGCTTTAATGGTTCCTGATTTGGCCCACTTCCTGGTGAGTTGTTGGAAGCTGGTAGAGTTATATCGTTCCAATGACTTGCCAGTCTCGGAATATGGCTATAAAGAAGGCATAGGGCTagcatttgtatttatttctgttgGGACAGTGTTTGGGAAATTTCTCTGA
- the LOC115222212 gene encoding uncharacterized protein LOC115222212 isoform X2 — protein MYSQSHHKTSSLNNRFQDYVERRLTEVHYQGCPSFGGVKKKALPFIFAVLFIILIPFLHIAVFYKLIWVPDKAPVDRSGCTCSCFDTVFRGAYENQGIVLYKHIYFNATSQTFGVWIFTVFFVAITYESLKYIYNLLFPRLHVRWVMFGLFAINIYPHYYSWWSIFNYFNEDFYPYFYHHIYFMVTEMVVTALVLNMCDSRNSVTFKKIFFILCISTIHILLSGMDQFITHVIYAHGRTFQNVRNVALMVPDLAHFLVSCWKLVELYRSNDLPVSEYGYKEGIGLAFVFISVGTVFGKFL, from the exons ATGTATTCCCAGTCACATCACAAGACCTCTTCCTTGAACAACCGATTCCAAGACTATGTGGAACGGCGCCTTACAGAGGTTCATTACCAGGGTTGTCCTTCTTTTGGTGGAGTAAAAAAGAAAGCTCTTCCTTTCATATTTGCAGTATTATTTATAATTCTGATCCCTTTTCTACATATTG CTGTCTTCTACAAATTAATCTGGGTACCAGATAAAGCCCCTGTTGATCGTTCCGGCTGCACTTGTTCCTGTTTTGACACCGTCTTCCGTG gTGCCTACGAAAACCAAGGAATCGTTTTGTACAAACACATCTACTTCAACGCAACCTCACAGACCTTCGGAGTTTGGATTTTCACCGTATTCTTTGTAGCAATAACATACGAAAGTCTAAAGTACATCTACAACTTATTATTTCCTCGACTGCATGTCCGCTGGGTGATGTTCGGTCTGTTTGCCATAAACATCTACCCTCATTATTATTCCTGGTGGTCCATATTCAACTACTTCAACGAAGATTTTTATCCATACTTCTACCACCACATCTACTTCATGGTCACCGAAATGGTTGTTACTGCTTTAGTCCTAAACATGTGTGACTCTCGCAATTCCGTCACCTTCAAGAAGATATTTTTCATCTTGTGCATTAGCACAATACACATCTTGCTCAGCGGAATGGACCAATTCATTACACACGTAATCTACGCGCATGGACGAACATTCCAAAACGTACGAAATGTTGCTTTAATGGTTCCTGATTTGGCCCACTTCCTGGTGAGTTGTTGGAAGCTGGTAGAGTTATATCGTTCCAATGACTTGCCAGTCTCGGAATATGGCTATAAAGAAGGCATAGGGCTagcatttgtatttatttctgttgGGACAGTGTTTGGGAAATTTCTCTGA